The Bacteroidota bacterium sequence TCATGGGACGCAAGTGCGGGTACCTGGCGCTTATGTGCGGAATCGCTGGCGGCGCAGAGGCCGTCGTGATTCCGGAAGCGGAGACAACGCCCGAGGAAATTACGAGCGATATGGTGGACGCTTATCGTCGTGGAAAGAACCATGCGCTCATCGTTATTGCCGAAGGCGCGCAAATGAATGCCACCGAGTTGACGAAATATATCGAGCAGCACAAAGAGATGCTGGGCTTCACGATTCGGACCACGATCTTAGGTCACGTGCAGCGCGGCGGTGTGCCGAGCGCGTTTGACCGGATCCTGGCAGCGCGATTTGGTGTCGCGGCCGTCGAATGTCTGGCGCGCGAAGAGAGCGGTGTGCTTGTCGGCCTCGGCAAAGGCGATGTTATCACTACGCCACTGGCCGACGTTGCAACGATGAAGAAGGAGCTCGATCTAAGTCTCTTTCAAATGTCGCGAGTGTTGGCGACGTAATCACTCGCCGTTGACCAACAGCGCGGCACCAATGACGCCGGCGCGATTGCCGAGCGCCGCTTTCCGGACTTCCACCACCGGCCGCAGATTCGTCAGAACATTTGCGCGGAGTGAGGCGAGTGCCGCATCGAACAAGACTGGCCCTGCTTCGGCAACCCCGCCACCGAGAATGAAAACGTGCATATCGAGCAGGTTCGCAACGTTAGCCAATGCGCGACCAATCAGCGAACCTGCTTCTTCGAAGACGCTTCGGGCGAAGGCATCGCCATTGTTCATGGCATCGGCAATGATCTTTGGTGTCAACTCATCCTGAGCGGACAGCTTTGACGACATCGCCGGATTGGATTCAAGTTTCCGTTTCGTTCGCTCGGAGAGATAATTCAGTCCAACATACGCTTCGATACATCCTCGCGACCCACAATTACAGGGCGGGCCGTTGAGATCGATTGACATGTGACCGAACTCCCCTGCCCCGCCGGATGCACCA is a genomic window containing:
- a CDS encoding ROK family protein, whose protein sequence is MRTLGVDIGATTIKLAVVSDSGATEVESAFQTPQSSAREVACALVAHVHDILSAYPEIRRIGVGVPGAMNRDRSLVRYPPNLIGWKEEPLQAYLQELLPTFDLVEVDNDAKVAALAESRFGAGIGVSHFLLVTLGTGVGGCVWSTEGRWTGIYRGASGGAGEFGHMSIDLNGPPCNCGSRGCIEAYVGLNYLSERTKRKLESNPAMSSKLSAQDELTPKIIADAMNNGDAFARSVFEEAGSLIGRALANVANLLDMHVFILGGGVAEAGPVLFDAALASLRANVLTNLRPVVEVRKAALGNRAGVIGAALLVNGE